The Glycine soja cultivar W05 chromosome 3, ASM419377v2, whole genome shotgun sequence genome window below encodes:
- the LOC114407139 gene encoding cactin-like isoform X2 yields MGKSSGRDRRRRRSHDSESDSPSDSDSDRRHRSNSRRSRRDSDGDRKKKSSKSESESPSDSDSDIRHRSSSRRSWRDSDGDRKKSSRSITEEEITKYMARKAQSKAMKVAKKLKTSTVSGYSNDSNPFGDSNLNEKFVWRKKIERDVSQGVSIDAFSMKAEKKKQRERMAEIEKVKKRREERALEKARHEEEMALLARERARAEFQDWEKKEEEFHFDQSKVRSEIRLREGRARPIDVLTKHLNGSDDLDIEINEPYMVFKGLTVNEMSELRDDIKMHLDLDRATPTHVEYWEALLLVCDWELAEAQRKDALDRARVRGEEPPAELLAEERGLHSSVEPDVKRLLQGKTLAELEALRVHIESEMRTGTAKVVEYWEAILKHLHIYKAKACLKEIHAKLLRKHLQSLERPLEDEDKLENAHVMIPEEEDTEDDIKDESFSPEPIREDQEADDEAGSFSPQLLHGDENAEAIDPEEDRAMLERNRKAVLEEQQRRVQEAMASKPTPSEDHFEMKALKAMGDMEDGDSVFGSGAEVNLDSQVYWWHDKYRPRKPKYFNRVHTGYEWNKYNQTHYDHDNPPPKIVQGYKFNIFYPDLVDKTKAPTYTIEKDGSNGETCIIRFHAGPPYEDIAFRIVNKEWEYSHKKGFKCAFERGILHVYFNFKRHRYRR; encoded by the exons ATGGGAAAGAGTAGCGGAAGAGACCGAAGACGAAGAAGATCACATGACTCTGAATCCGACTCACCTTCCGATTCCGACTCCGACAGACGCCACCGTAGCAATAGTCGCCGGTCGCGGCGGGACTCCGATGGCGACAGGAAGAAGAAGTCCTCGAAGTCTGAATCCGAGTCGCCTTCCGATTCCGACTCCGACATACGCCACCGTAGTAGCAGCCGCCGGTCGTGGCGGGACTCCGACGGCGATAGGAAGAAGTCCTCGAGGAGCATCACAGAAGAGGAAATTACAAAGTACATGGCCAGAAAGGCCCAATCGAAG GCAATGAAAGTAGCGAAAAAGTTGAAAACCAGTACGGTATCGGGCTATTCCAACGATTCGAATCCGTTTGGTGACTCTAATCTCAACGAGAA GTTTGTCTGGCGCAAGAAGATTGAGCGCGATGTTTCACAAGGTGTGTCTATTGATGCGTTTTCAATGAAGGCAGAGAAAAAGAAACAGAGAGAAAGGATG GCagaaattgaaaaagtaaaaaagagaagagaggaAAGGGCACTTGAGAAAGCAAGGCACGAGGAAGAAATG GCACTGTTAGCCAGAGAGCGTGCTCGAGCTGAGTTTCAGGActgggaaaaaaaagaagaggag TTTCATTTTGATCAAAGCAAAGTTAGGTCAGAAATTAGATTGCGTGAAGGGCGTGCCAGACCCATCGATGTCCTAACCAAGCATCTCAATGGCTCTGATGATTTGGATATAGAAATAAATGAACCATACATGGTCTTCAAG GGTTTGACTGTGAACGAAATGAGTGAGCTACGTGACGACATCAAAATGCATCTAGACCTTGACAGGGCAACACCTACTCATGTAGAATATTGGGAG GCACTCCTTCTGGTTTGTGATTGGGAGCTAGCTGAAGCTCAAAGAAAGGATGCACTTGATCGAGCTAGGGTGCGTGGAGAAGAACCTCCTGCTGAGCTGCTTGCAGAAGAAAGGGGTCTGCATTCCAGTGTTGAGCCAGATGTGAAGAGGCTTTTGCAGGGGAAGACACTTGCAGAGTTGGAGGCTTTACGGGTTCACATTGAATCAGAAATGCGTACTGGTACAGCAAAGGTGGTTGAGTACTGGGAGGCCATTTTAAAACATCTCCACATTTATAAGGCCAAG GCTTGTTTAAAGGAAATTCATGCTAAATTGCTACGTAAGCATTTGCAATCTCTTGAGAGACCATTGGAGGATGAAGATAAATTGGAGAATGCTCATGTTATGATACCTGAGGAGGAAGATACTGAAGATGATATTAAAG ATGAATCATTCTCACCAGAGCCCATTAGAGAGGATCAAGAAGCTGATGATGAGGCTGGATCATTTTCACCACAACTGTTGCACGGTGATGAAAATGCGGAAGCTATTGACCCAGAAGAAGATAGAGCCATGCTG GAGCGGAATCGTAAGGCTGTATTAGAAGAGCAGCAAAGACGAGTTCAGGAAGCAATGGCATCAAAGCCAACTCCTTCTGAAGATCATTTTGAGATGAAGGCCTTAAAAGCTATGGGGGATATGGAAGATGGAGACTCTGTGTTTGGATCTGGTGCTGAAGTGAATCTGGATTCCCAG GTTTATTGGTGGCATGACAAATACAGGCCTAGGAAGCCGAAGTATTTCAACCGTGTTCACACTGGATATGAGTGGAACAAATATAATCAGACTCACTATGATCATGACAACCCACCTCCAAAGATAGTCCAAGGgtacaaatttaatattttctacccTGATCTTGTAGACAAGACAAAAGCCCCAACCTACACCATTGAGAAGGATGGCAGCAATGGGGAGACTTGCATTATAAGATTCCATGCAGGGCCACCATATGAAGACATA GCTTTCCGCATTGTTAACAAAGAATGGGAGTATTCTCATAAGAAAGGTTTTAAGTGTGCATTTGAACGTGGAATTCTGCATGTGTACTTCAATTTCAAACGCCACCGCTACCGAAGATAA
- the LOC114407139 gene encoding cactin-like isoform X1 → MGKSSGRDRRRRRSHDSESDSPSDSDSDRRHRSNSRRSRRDSDGDRKKKSSKSESESPSDSDSDIRHRSSSRRSWRDSDGDRKKSSRSITEEEITKYMARKAQSKAMKVAKKLKTSTVSGYSNDSNPFGDSNLNEKFVWRKKIERDVSQGVSIDAFSMKAEKKKQRERMAEIEKVKKRREERALEKARHEEEMALLARERARAEFQDWEKKEEEFHFDQSKVRSEIRLREGRARPIDVLTKHLNGSDDLDIEINEPYMVFKGLTVNEMSELRDDIKMHLDLDRATPTHVEYWEALLLVCDWELAEAQRKDALDRARVRGEEPPAELLAEERGLHSSVEPDVKRLLQGKTLAELEALRVHIESEMRTGTAKVVEYWEAILKHLHIYKAKACLKEIHAKLLRKHLQSLERPLEDEDKLENAHVMIPEEEDTEDDIKVQSADESFSPEPIREDQEADDEAGSFSPQLLHGDENAEAIDPEEDRAMLERNRKAVLEEQQRRVQEAMASKPTPSEDHFEMKALKAMGDMEDGDSVFGSGAEVNLDSQVYWWHDKYRPRKPKYFNRVHTGYEWNKYNQTHYDHDNPPPKIVQGYKFNIFYPDLVDKTKAPTYTIEKDGSNGETCIIRFHAGPPYEDIAFRIVNKEWEYSHKKGFKCAFERGILHVYFNFKRHRYRR, encoded by the exons ATGGGAAAGAGTAGCGGAAGAGACCGAAGACGAAGAAGATCACATGACTCTGAATCCGACTCACCTTCCGATTCCGACTCCGACAGACGCCACCGTAGCAATAGTCGCCGGTCGCGGCGGGACTCCGATGGCGACAGGAAGAAGAAGTCCTCGAAGTCTGAATCCGAGTCGCCTTCCGATTCCGACTCCGACATACGCCACCGTAGTAGCAGCCGCCGGTCGTGGCGGGACTCCGACGGCGATAGGAAGAAGTCCTCGAGGAGCATCACAGAAGAGGAAATTACAAAGTACATGGCCAGAAAGGCCCAATCGAAG GCAATGAAAGTAGCGAAAAAGTTGAAAACCAGTACGGTATCGGGCTATTCCAACGATTCGAATCCGTTTGGTGACTCTAATCTCAACGAGAA GTTTGTCTGGCGCAAGAAGATTGAGCGCGATGTTTCACAAGGTGTGTCTATTGATGCGTTTTCAATGAAGGCAGAGAAAAAGAAACAGAGAGAAAGGATG GCagaaattgaaaaagtaaaaaagagaagagaggaAAGGGCACTTGAGAAAGCAAGGCACGAGGAAGAAATG GCACTGTTAGCCAGAGAGCGTGCTCGAGCTGAGTTTCAGGActgggaaaaaaaagaagaggag TTTCATTTTGATCAAAGCAAAGTTAGGTCAGAAATTAGATTGCGTGAAGGGCGTGCCAGACCCATCGATGTCCTAACCAAGCATCTCAATGGCTCTGATGATTTGGATATAGAAATAAATGAACCATACATGGTCTTCAAG GGTTTGACTGTGAACGAAATGAGTGAGCTACGTGACGACATCAAAATGCATCTAGACCTTGACAGGGCAACACCTACTCATGTAGAATATTGGGAG GCACTCCTTCTGGTTTGTGATTGGGAGCTAGCTGAAGCTCAAAGAAAGGATGCACTTGATCGAGCTAGGGTGCGTGGAGAAGAACCTCCTGCTGAGCTGCTTGCAGAAGAAAGGGGTCTGCATTCCAGTGTTGAGCCAGATGTGAAGAGGCTTTTGCAGGGGAAGACACTTGCAGAGTTGGAGGCTTTACGGGTTCACATTGAATCAGAAATGCGTACTGGTACAGCAAAGGTGGTTGAGTACTGGGAGGCCATTTTAAAACATCTCCACATTTATAAGGCCAAG GCTTGTTTAAAGGAAATTCATGCTAAATTGCTACGTAAGCATTTGCAATCTCTTGAGAGACCATTGGAGGATGAAGATAAATTGGAGAATGCTCATGTTATGATACCTGAGGAGGAAGATACTGAAGATGATATTAAAG TCCAATCTGCAGATGAATCATTCTCACCAGAGCCCATTAGAGAGGATCAAGAAGCTGATGATGAGGCTGGATCATTTTCACCACAACTGTTGCACGGTGATGAAAATGCGGAAGCTATTGACCCAGAAGAAGATAGAGCCATGCTG GAGCGGAATCGTAAGGCTGTATTAGAAGAGCAGCAAAGACGAGTTCAGGAAGCAATGGCATCAAAGCCAACTCCTTCTGAAGATCATTTTGAGATGAAGGCCTTAAAAGCTATGGGGGATATGGAAGATGGAGACTCTGTGTTTGGATCTGGTGCTGAAGTGAATCTGGATTCCCAG GTTTATTGGTGGCATGACAAATACAGGCCTAGGAAGCCGAAGTATTTCAACCGTGTTCACACTGGATATGAGTGGAACAAATATAATCAGACTCACTATGATCATGACAACCCACCTCCAAAGATAGTCCAAGGgtacaaatttaatattttctacccTGATCTTGTAGACAAGACAAAAGCCCCAACCTACACCATTGAGAAGGATGGCAGCAATGGGGAGACTTGCATTATAAGATTCCATGCAGGGCCACCATATGAAGACATA GCTTTCCGCATTGTTAACAAAGAATGGGAGTATTCTCATAAGAAAGGTTTTAAGTGTGCATTTGAACGTGGAATTCTGCATGTGTACTTCAATTTCAAACGCCACCGCTACCGAAGATAA